A window from Mya arenaria isolate MELC-2E11 chromosome 9, ASM2691426v1 encodes these proteins:
- the LOC128245506 gene encoding uncharacterized protein LOC128245506 has translation MNRNFDMNSTIYKSVHSMNGNSTPEPENRTADISNNIEDRIYFSTTTGFDVYYYPGYSFERPIYQVIWEVMVITTTLINILVIVVLLRKNMRNPTNMILTAISFSDTLTGVVTLPTYIMVYQQFEPAQMNDQRGNGDELEITTVSVSNASTQGYNIYADYMYESNDAYALSESLCTWFMLTKFFFSKTFHTMSIFLTLFLGFQRFVCVAYPFLSEKFFTNKSTIVTCVLIIMLSPVLHIYHVVKEKAEEGMCEWKLENCEGDCAFLWIVLIFRHLIPCTLLTVCTVMFVRELRKSRMVGGNRKQMARRERENRRVTTIVVAIVIVFLIPEIPYGVFLFVSVISKHTNTKPDLEKIRAIHAIYELTLVTSFQANFYIYTIMNKRFREGLKRSILYCAKSLLGRPYQWSVSRSQSERSEQRRTFHSTTYSKNGTLLRHMNPDYVGKTLKEEPFLTKTKLANDAGVPGDFKYE, from the coding sequence ATGAATCGGAACTTCGATATGAATTCCACAATATATAAGAGTGTACATTCCATGAACGGTAACTCAACACCTGAACCAGAAAATAGGACCGCAGATATATCGAACAATATTGAAGACAggatatatttttcaacaacaaCGGGATTCGATGTGTATTATTACCCCGGCTATTCTTTCGAAAGACCGATATATCAAGTTATATGGGAAGTAATGGTGATAACAACAACACTAATCAACATTTTGGTGATCGTAGTGCTGCTAAGGAAAAATATGAGAAATCCAACAAATATGATTCTTACAGCTATTTCTTTTTCTGATACTTTGACTGGAGTGGTAACTCTTCCAACATATATCATGGTCTATCAGCAATTTGAGCCTGCGCAAATGAATGACCAACGTGGAAATGGCGACGAACTTGAAATAACAACTGTATCAGTCTCAAACGCATCTACTCAAGGTTACAACATTTATGCCGATTACATGTACGAATCCAACGACGCCTATGCCTTGTCGGAAAGTCTGTGTACGTGGTTTATGCTGACTAAGTTTTTCTTCTCGAAGACGTTTCACACAATGTCAATATTTCTGACGTTGTTCCTGGGCTTTCAGCGATTTGTTTGTGTCGCTTATCCGTTCCTTTCTGAAAAGTTTTTCACAAATAAATCAACGATTGTCACGTGTGTGCTGATTATCATGCTTTCTCCCGTTCTTCATATTTACCACGTTGTAAAAGAGAAAGCTGAAGAAGGTATGTGCGAATGGAAACTTGAAAACTGCGAAGGGGACTGTGCGTTCTTGTGGATTGTCCTGATTTTCAGGCATTTGATCCCATGCACGCTATTGACTGTATGTACAGTAATGTTCGTTCGAGAACTGAGAAAGTCGCGAATGGTTGGAGGAAACCGCAAACAAATGGCGCGTCGCGAGCGGGAAAACCGGCGTGTAACCACCATCGTCGTAGCGATTGTTATCGTGTTCCTGATTCCCGAAATCCCATACGGGGTGTTCCTTTTTGTTTCCGTTATAAGCAAGCACACGAACACAAAACCTGATTTGGAAAAGATTCGCGCAATCCACGCCATCTATGAACTCACCCTAGTCACATCGTTTCAAGCAAACTTTTACATCTACACAATCATGAACAAGCGTTTCCGCGAAGGTCTCAAGAGATCGATCCTTTACTGTGCTAAATCATTGCTTGGACGTCCATACCAATGGTCGGTGTCTCGAAGTCAATCCGAACGCTCTGAACAAAGAAGAACATTTCATTCAACCACATATTCCAAGAATGGAACTCTGTTAAGGCATATGAACCCCGATTATGTCGGCAAAACTTTAAAAGAAGAACCTTTTCTAACGAAGACAAAACTTGCAAACGATGCAGGTGTTCCCGGGGACTTCAAATACGAGTAG